The sequence GCGCGCCGCCGCCACGTCGGCGGCCGTGTTGCTCGGCGCCGCGTGCCCACCGCCAGGGCCGGGCGGCGGGGCGGTCGCGCCCAGGACCGCCAGCGACAGTGTAGCGAGCACGAGGCCGGCCAGCGACTTGGCGCGGCGAACCGGGTCGTGGGCGGCGGGCGTCACGGGGCTGCAATCTAGCTCAGCCGAATCCGCCGCGCATCGAAAACCTCCGCCCGGCGATTCGCTATACTCTCCGACCGCTTTTTCCTGGAGACAGCTGTGCCCAGACGCTTCTACATCACCACCGCCATCGACTACGTCAACGGCAAGCCGCATCTCGGCCACGCCTACGAAAAGGTGCTGGCCGACGCGCTGGCGCGCTACCACCGACAGCGCGGCGACGCCACGTTCTTCCTGACCGGCACCGACGAGCACGGCCAGAAAGTCGCCAACGCCGCCGCCGCGCTCGGCCAGCCCCCCAAGACCTACGTCGACGGCATCGTCGCGTCCTTCCAGTCGGCGTGGAAGGCGCTCGAGCTGACGCACGACAAGTTCATCCGCACCACCGACAAGCGTCACGAGATGGCGGTGCAGGAGCTGTTCGTGCGCTTGAAGGACGCGCGCAGCCCGAAGAGCGGCCTGCCGGTGCTGTTCGAAAACGACTACGAGGGTCTCTATTGCGAGGGCTGCGAAGCCTTCAAGCAGGAGAAGGATCTCGACGAGCGGGGCCGATGTCTCATCCACCAGGTGCCGCCGAAGAAGATCAAGGAGACCAACTTCTTCTTCCGGCTCTCGGAGTACGACGAGGCGCTGCTCAAGCACCTCGAGAACCATCCCGAGTTCGTCCAGCCCGACTATCGCCGCAACGAAGTGCTCAACGTCATCAAGGAGGGGCTGCAGGACATCAGCTTCTCGCGCCCCAATATCAGCTGGGGGATTCCGCTGCCGCCCGAGATCGAGGGCGGCGAAGGCCACACCGCTTACGTGTGGCCGGACGCGCTCCTCAATTACCTCTCGGCGCTGGGCTGGCCCGATCGCAAGTTCTCGCTGTGGTGGCTCGCGAAGCAGAACGAGGTCGGCGGCCCGGGCGCCGCGCGACAGGACGAATTCGCCGAGCTGGATGGCCAGGGCCGTCCCGGCGCGGCGTGGGCCGGCACCGCGCAGCCGCAGTTCACCAACGCGTTCCATCTGATCGGCAAGGACATCAGCCGGTTCCATTGCGTGCTGTGGCCGGCGATGCTGCTCGCGGCCGGCGTGCCGCTGCCGCGCCAGATCTACGTCCACGGCTTCATCTACGCGCGCGGCGGCGGCAAGATGTCGAAGTCGCTCGGCAACGTGGTGGATCCGGTCGAGCTCGCCGCCGCCTACAGCGCCGACGCGCTGCGCTTCTATCTGCTGCGTTCGTTCCCGACCGGCCGGGACGGCGAGTTCACGCTCGAGCAGTTCGTCGACCTGGTGAACGTGGCGCTGGCGAACGAGCTCGGCAATCTCGCCAGCCGGAGCATTTCCATGGTGCACCGGTATCTCAACGGCGTGCGCCCCGCCGACTGGGCGCCCGACTCGTTGCGCGAGCCCGAGGCCCGCGCGGCGCTGGGCGCCTTGATCGCGGCGGCCGAGACCGCGCACCGCGAGGTGCCGGCGGCGTTCGAGGAGATTCGCGTGCACGATGCGCTGGC is a genomic window of Candidatus Sulfotelmatobacter sp. containing:
- a CDS encoding class I tRNA ligase family protein encodes the protein MPRRFYITTAIDYVNGKPHLGHAYEKVLADALARYHRQRGDATFFLTGTDEHGQKVANAAAALGQPPKTYVDGIVASFQSAWKALELTHDKFIRTTDKRHEMAVQELFVRLKDARSPKSGLPVLFENDYEGLYCEGCEAFKQEKDLDERGRCLIHQVPPKKIKETNFFFRLSEYDEALLKHLENHPEFVQPDYRRNEVLNVIKEGLQDISFSRPNISWGIPLPPEIEGGEGHTAYVWPDALLNYLSALGWPDRKFSLWWLAKQNEVGGPGAARQDEFAELDGQGRPGAAWAGTAQPQFTNAFHLIGKDISRFHCVLWPAMLLAAGVPLPRQIYVHGFIYARGGGKMSKSLGNVVDPVELAAAYSADALRFYLLRSFPTGRDGEFTLEQFVDLVNVALANELGNLASRSISMVHRYLNGVRPADWAPDSLREPEARAALGALIAAAETAHREVPAAFEEIRVHDALAAAWAPVVRANELVERVKPWVVAKDETRRAELGTALNALLETLRLVALWTWPVIPQKSEALWSQLRLAGNPGEPRGEAAAPAYGRKPLGEPALGAVEILFPKIEVKAET